The stretch of DNA TTGGACGTTTTCATAGTTTAGGGGACAAATTGAGCCAAGACCCATAGTTCAGGGACGATTTTGGCTATTTTGCCTAATTTTATTAATTGACACATGAAGTCATGCTCCAATTTAAGGGCCTCACCTGAACAGtaaaaaagggaaagaaaaatatatcTGGCTAAGAGAAGTTTTGATGGATTCCCCTCAAGAATAGCAACCAATATAGATTTGACTGTTACATTGCATAATGGCTCGCATTTTACTGTATATTATTATATCTGGTCAAAGAAAAGTCCAGAAAGAAGTGCTGTAGTCTAATGCCCTTCACCCTGCTTTCAAACTTATTTACACTGGGAGTAGCATAGAAGTGAATAGTACATCAAGTGTGCTTAATATATTCTTTCTCCATGCCTGCTGTCAACTGAAGAAAAAGGTAGGTGGCCAGTTGCTCTCAGCCTTCTGGTTTTAGCCATGTGTGGGGAATCCTTTGGATCGGCATTTCGATTGGGCCTATCTCATGTTAATGTCGCTGCACACAGAGAGGAGATCCAGCTTCATGAAGTGGCTCTGCACTTTCCTGAAGGGTTCAAAGCCTGGCGAGCCGAACCAGCGGCGGCCCCGGATTACGGCcggcggagaggaggaggacacGCTCTGGCAACCTCCAGTCAGACCAAAGGTACCAGTAATTCCgttgctcccttcctccaatcttaccatttttttcttcaaatggTGCTTCCAATCTAGTAATATTCCAATAGTGCTGTTTCGCATTCAATTCAGCTTGCTTTAATGTACTAGTATGTTGGAACAAGCATTTACTTACGGCTTTGTTAATTTACTATATTCAGAATGACCCACCTAGAAATGACAATGAAGAATTGGACCGTGCAATTGCAGAGTCTCTTGCAGAGGATGTCAAACCCCCCAAAGGTACGCATCTATTTATGTGTGATGTCAATATGGTACTTCATTAAATTGATTTACCAATATGTCCTGTTGCTGCTAAATTTTACGTAGAACGAAACCATAAGGGAGACAGCAACGATGAAGATCTTGCAAGAGCCATACAGGACAGTCTCAACATGAATCCTTACACGCCTTACAACCCTTATGCCCCTTCCCAGGCCCAGCCGAGAGGACACAGGTTAGCCACCTTCATCACTTTATCCAACACCTCGCCTCCGACGCGCCGAAACAGCTCAATGCCATCATGTCCATGTTACAGGGTATGTAGACGCTGCAAGCATGAGATAGGACATGGCCATTACTTGAGCTGCATGGGAATTTACTGGCACCCTCAGTGCTTCcgctgctgctcctgtggcCACCCTATCCGTGAGACTGAGGTAACCATCCTCAATTTTCTTTCATAAAAAAATGTGTTTGGGTGCCATCGGAAATGATCATGTCCTTTCTTGTTTCTGTTTTTCAGTTCACCTTGCTAGGCACAGATCCATACCACAAGTTGTGCTACAAGGAGCTGCATCACCCAAAATGCGACGTCTGCCTTCAGTTTGTAAGGCTTTCTCTGCATTCTTAATGAGATCTAAAGAGCTCGCACTGCGCTTACCACGTTTGCAATAGCATTTCAATGCTTTACCATTGCAAGAAACCCATTCTTTCGGTGTTCCTGCAGATTCCAACGAACAGGAGTGGCTTGATAGAGTACAGAGCCCACCCATTCTGGGGTCAGAAGTACTGCCCTTTACATGAGCAAGACAGGACGCCGCGTTGCTGTAGCTGTGAGAAAATGGAGGTACACATATAAGGAAAAATGCAAAGGAAAATTATGTATCTTCTATGTTACTATAATGGAATGCTCTTGTAAATCCTCAAGGAAAATGGTTCTCAGTTTAATTAGCACTTTCCAAACTTGGCTAATTTTCCACTGTAAATTTTCCTCTTGTAATTCTGCAGCCAAGGAACACAAAGTATATGTCACTAGGAGATGGCCGCAGCTTGTGCATGGAATGCCTAGGATCTGCAGTCATGGACACTGGCGAGTGCCAACCCCTGTACCATTCTATCAGAGACTACTACGAGGGGATGTACATGAAACTGGACCAGCAGATACCCATGCTCTTGGTTGAACGGCAAGCGCTTAACGAAGCCATGGAAGGAGAGAGCAAAGTGAGTGTTTTCTTCCTGCTTTTTCACAATACTTAACCTTTCGAAATGTTAATGCTCATGGCATCCGCATGTTTGCAGGGTCCACACCATATGCCTGAAACAAGAGGCCTATGTCTGTCAGAGGAGCAGACTGTGAGCAGTGTAAGTTCAGCATCTCAAGGATATGAGAGCTGCTAGGATGGTTACAATGAGATAGTCTTATTTTAAATTAACAGACATACCTGCTTCAGAAATTCAAATGCCCCATATTGATTAGCTCGGAGCCCACTGAAAACGACCGGTTCTGCTCTTTTGACTCTTTGCATTATTTCTGCAGATACTTAGGAGGCCCAGAATTGGTGGAAACCGGTTACTGGACATGAGAACTCAGCCACAAAAGCTGACAAGGAGATGTGAAGTTACTGCGATACTTGTCTTGTATGGTCTCCCCAGGTTAGTGAATTTTGTATCTATGCACCTGATTCAGATATTGCAGTTCTTTGACATCTTATGATGGGCGCATCACTTGTGTCATATTGACATTGCAGGCTACTAACAGGCTCCATTCTTGCCCATGAGCTGATGCACGGGTGGTTGCGCCTCAAAGGTAAATGGATAGATAAATTTTAGTGAACTGAACAGTAATGGATCTATTTTGGTCTAAAAAACAGTAATGGGTCTATTGTTTCTCTTCctgaatttgattgaaaaatctATTCATAAGCCTACTGAATTGTACTTTTCAGGTTACCGAAACCTAAATGCGGAGGTTGAAGAAGGCATATGCCAGGTCATGTCTTACTTGTGGCTGGAATCAGAGATTCTTCCAGCTTCCTCAAGGCACGCGCCTTCATCGTCCtatgcctcctcttcctcttcttcttatcCACCCACATCATCCAAGAAAGGTGGAATTTCTCATACCGAGAAGAAGCTCGGAGAGTTCTTCATGCACCAGATTGCCAATGACACATCAACAGCCTACGGTGACGGTTTCAGAACTGCCTATGCTGCTGTCAACAAGTATGGCCTTCGCCAAACACTGAACCATATACGCCTGACTGGAGGCTTCCCTGTATAAGAGAGAGATATACACGTTATGTCCATTCTACATGCATAGCACAAAGATCATATATCAAAGGTGATATAAACATGGAGGTTAAGTGGTTTATGGAAGAGTGATTCAGATTTCGGTGACC from Panicum virgatum strain AP13 chromosome 9K, P.virgatum_v5, whole genome shotgun sequence encodes:
- the LOC120652885 gene encoding protein DA1-related 2-like isoform X2, giving the protein MAYPSRSCGRCSNERRSSFMKWLCTFLKGSKPGEPNQRRPRITAGGEEEDTLWQPPVRPKNDPPRNDNEELDRAIAESLAEDVKPPKERNHKGDSNDEDLARAIQDSLNMNPYTPYNPYAPSQAQPRGHRVCRRCKHEIGHGHYLSCMGIYWHPQCFRCCSCGHPIRETEFTLLGTDPYHKLCYKELHHPKCDVCLQFIPTNRSGLIEYRAHPFWGQKYCPLHEQDRTPRCCSCEKMEPRNTKYMSLGDGRSLCMECLGSAVMDTGECQPLYHSIRDYYEGMYMKLDQQIPMLLVERQALNEAMEGESKGPHHMPETRGLCLSEEQTVSSILRRPRIGGNRLLDMRTQPQKLTRRCEVTAILVLYGLPRLLTGSILAHELMHGWLRLKGYRNLNAEVEEGICQVMSYLWLESEILPASSRHAPSSSYASSSSSSYPPTSSKKGGISHTEKKLGEFFMHQIANDTSTAYGDGFRTAYAAVNKYGLRQTLNHIRLTGGFPV
- the LOC120652885 gene encoding protein DA1-related 2-like isoform X1 — translated: MGPMLSTQAISCGVLSLCFSFLSNAERRSSFMKWLCTFLKGSKPGEPNQRRPRITAGGEEEDTLWQPPVRPKNDPPRNDNEELDRAIAESLAEDVKPPKERNHKGDSNDEDLARAIQDSLNMNPYTPYNPYAPSQAQPRGHRVCRRCKHEIGHGHYLSCMGIYWHPQCFRCCSCGHPIRETEFTLLGTDPYHKLCYKELHHPKCDVCLQFIPTNRSGLIEYRAHPFWGQKYCPLHEQDRTPRCCSCEKMEPRNTKYMSLGDGRSLCMECLGSAVMDTGECQPLYHSIRDYYEGMYMKLDQQIPMLLVERQALNEAMEGESKGPHHMPETRGLCLSEEQTVSSILRRPRIGGNRLLDMRTQPQKLTRRCEVTAILVLYGLPRLLTGSILAHELMHGWLRLKGYRNLNAEVEEGICQVMSYLWLESEILPASSRHAPSSSYASSSSSSYPPTSSKKGGISHTEKKLGEFFMHQIANDTSTAYGDGFRTAYAAVNKYGLRQTLNHIRLTGGFPV